In Mesotoga infera, a genomic segment contains:
- a CDS encoding ROK family protein, with protein TVQIDGKKCYCGNLGCWETVASTEAIVARANEMGFSLVGDSNNKKYLSILSSSETVFEPLLNQIEKSLAVGIVNIVNSLDPEVVILGGVASMIPENSLRNLIDLVNSRVLYATGQNIRIIRSVLHEKGMASSKMIGAALHIIDNKTADFV; from the coding sequence GACTGTCCAGATTGACGGAAAGAAATGTTATTGCGGGAATTTAGGTTGCTGGGAAACAGTAGCCTCCACTGAAGCGATCGTGGCCAGAGCAAATGAAATGGGATTCTCGCTTGTAGGGGATAGCAACAACAAGAAGTACTTGAGCATTCTGAGTTCATCTGAAACAGTTTTTGAACCTCTTTTGAACCAGATTGAGAAGAGTCTCGCTGTTGGTATAGTCAACATTGTGAATTCGCTTGATCCTGAGGTTGTCATTTTGGGCGGAGTGGCTTCGATGATTCCAGAGAACTCGTTGCGCAACCTGATAGATCTGGTGAATTCGAGAGTTCTCTATGCTACTGGTCAGAACATCAGGATAATCAGAAGTGTTCTACATGAAAAGGGAATGGCTAGTTCGAAAATGATAGGAGCTGCTCTACACATTATTGATAACAAGACAGCTGATTTCGTATAG
- the xylB gene encoding xylulokinase → MTTYFGIDVGTTSVKGIAVDESGHIIDSFVYQITMETPRPGWAQQNPEVWWNAVSVVLRALASKNGADPSAISVSGQMHSLVALDENNDVVYPAILWCDQRTERQCLRITEQFGGEKKIIERFGNPVLTGFTLPKILWLADNEPSSFKRIRRWMLPKDYIVMKLTGAVATDFSDASGTSMLDIDGKFDRRIEEIAGISFSANPALIASGEIAGTINHPSLPELKNVPVVIGGADNAASAYGCGVENPGDAMISVGTSGTVVALTKQGIPDAEGGVHLFRHVTGDDFYHMAVILSATNSLNWFKERFGESLSFEALENLVSRTSEGSNGVIFLPYLNGERTPHRDPNARGTLFGFSTFHSVGDVFRSIYEGVGFALREGAELIESLGSDLSNVRIVGGGSRSDTWCQIIADNLGKTIWLPEVDEGPAYGSARLAAGAVGVDSSSWIRMKKEYRPNERAKEVYDGVFGIYKNLYRSIKDNYREISKLQERIVD, encoded by the coding sequence ATGACCACATACTTTGGAATAGACGTAGGAACGACTTCTGTAAAGGGAATCGCAGTTGATGAAAGCGGACATATTATTGACTCTTTTGTTTATCAAATAACGATGGAGACCCCCAGACCCGGATGGGCTCAACAGAATCCCGAGGTATGGTGGAATGCTGTTTCAGTTGTTTTGAGAGCTCTCGCCAGTAAGAATGGAGCCGATCCCTCTGCAATATCTGTTAGTGGACAGATGCATTCTCTCGTTGCGCTCGATGAAAATAATGATGTCGTTTATCCCGCGATCCTGTGGTGTGATCAGAGGACGGAGCGTCAGTGTTTGCGGATAACGGAACAATTCGGAGGAGAGAAAAAGATCATAGAGAGGTTCGGGAACCCTGTATTGACTGGATTTACGCTCCCAAAAATACTGTGGCTTGCCGACAACGAACCTTCGAGCTTCAAAAGAATTAGAAGGTGGATGCTGCCGAAGGATTACATCGTAATGAAGCTGACAGGAGCGGTTGCGACTGATTTTTCGGATGCGTCGGGAACTTCAATGCTGGATATCGATGGAAAATTCGATAGGCGAATCGAGGAGATTGCAGGTATCAGCTTCTCGGCGAATCCCGCTTTGATTGCATCAGGTGAGATTGCTGGAACAATCAATCACCCTTCACTTCCTGAGCTGAAAAACGTACCGGTCGTTATCGGCGGTGCGGACAATGCTGCGTCGGCTTATGGGTGCGGGGTTGAAAATCCAGGGGATGCGATGATAAGTGTCGGAACATCGGGGACAGTTGTTGCTCTGACCAAACAAGGAATTCCAGATGCAGAAGGGGGAGTTCATCTTTTTAGGCATGTAACAGGGGATGACTTCTATCATATGGCAGTGATTCTTTCTGCCACAAATTCGCTTAATTGGTTCAAAGAGAGATTTGGCGAAAGTCTTTCCTTTGAAGCTTTGGAAAACTTGGTCAGCAGAACGTCGGAAGGTTCCAACGGAGTAATCTTCTTGCCATACCTTAACGGCGAAAGAACGCCGCACCGAGATCCGAACGCAAGAGGTACCCTCTTTGGTTTTTCCACTTTCCACAGCGTTGGAGACGTCTTCAGGAGCATTTACGAAGGTGTGGGTTTTGCACTTAGGGAGGGAGCAGAACTGATTGAGAGTCTTGGGTCTGATCTCAGCAACGTGAGGATTGTAGGAGGGGGCTCGAGAAGCGATACATGGTGTCAGATAATTGCAGACAATCTTGGTAAAACGATCTGGTTGCCTGAAGTCGACGAGGGTCCGGCATATGGATCCGCACGACTCGCCGCTGGAGCTGTAGGGGTTGATTCGTCCTCATGGATCAGAATGAAGAAGGAGTATAGGCCGAATGAGAGAGCTAAGGAAGTCTATGACGGTGTTTTCGGCATATATAAGAATTTATACCGCAGCATAAAAGATAACTATAGAGAGATAAGCAAGTTGCAGGAAAGAATAGTAGATTGA
- the xylA gene encoding xylose isomerase, producing the protein MGIFDKIEKIQYKGPDNRDPTAFSFYNPDEVILGKTMREYLRFAIAFWHTFQGDGLDMFGKPTMRRSWDSVQDPMTLAKFKIDAVFELCEKLSVDFFCFHDRDIAPEGETLRETNRKLDEIAAHIADHLKTSDVGILWGTANLFANPRFMHGAATSCDADVFAYAAAQVKKAIEVTKELGGKNYVFWGGREGYETLLNTDMGFEMDNLARFFHMAVDYAREIGFAGQFLIEPKPMEPTKHQYDFDVANALSFLRKYGLEGHFKFNVEANHATLAGHTFQHELRFARINGLLGSVDANQGDLLLGWDTDQFPTDAYSTTLGMYEIIKNGGLNPGGLNFDAKVRRGSYEERDLFVAHIAGMDTFALGLKAAARLIDEGTLERLLKERYRSFESGIGKDILEGRASFRSLEEHIIDKKNPLPEPSNQEYLERLLNWAIIAAGNRSC; encoded by the coding sequence ATGGGCATTTTCGACAAGATAGAGAAGATCCAGTATAAAGGGCCTGACAATCGTGATCCCACGGCTTTCAGTTTTTACAACCCTGACGAGGTCATATTGGGGAAAACGATGAGGGAGTATTTGAGGTTTGCAATTGCCTTCTGGCACACATTCCAGGGCGATGGACTTGATATGTTTGGGAAGCCTACAATGAGAAGAAGCTGGGATTCGGTACAGGATCCGATGACTCTCGCAAAGTTCAAGATTGACGCAGTCTTCGAACTCTGCGAGAAGTTGAGTGTTGACTTCTTCTGTTTTCACGATCGGGACATAGCACCTGAAGGAGAAACGCTTAGAGAAACCAACCGCAAGCTAGATGAGATTGCTGCTCACATTGCCGATCACCTGAAGACAAGTGACGTAGGTATACTGTGGGGAACTGCAAATCTCTTTGCCAATCCGAGATTCATGCACGGGGCAGCTACTTCCTGCGATGCCGATGTTTTCGCCTATGCCGCGGCTCAGGTAAAGAAGGCAATTGAAGTTACCAAGGAGTTGGGCGGCAAGAACTACGTTTTCTGGGGAGGAAGGGAAGGTTACGAAACCTTGCTGAATACGGATATGGGCTTCGAAATGGACAATTTGGCGAGGTTCTTCCACATGGCAGTCGACTATGCCAGAGAGATCGGTTTTGCAGGTCAGTTTCTAATAGAACCTAAGCCCATGGAACCTACGAAGCATCAGTACGATTTCGATGTTGCAAATGCATTGTCTTTCTTAAGGAAATACGGTCTAGAAGGGCATTTCAAGTTCAATGTCGAGGCTAATCATGCAACTCTTGCAGGGCATACCTTTCAGCATGAACTAAGATTTGCGCGGATCAATGGTTTGCTTGGAAGCGTGGACGCCAATCAGGGAGATTTGCTACTGGGATGGGATACGGATCAATTCCCGACAGATGCCTACTCAACTACCCTCGGAATGTACGAGATAATTAAGAACGGAGGGCTGAATCCCGGCGGCCTGAACTTCGATGCTAAGGTAAGAAGAGGTTCATATGAGGAGCGCGATCTTTTTGTGGCTCACATTGCCGGTATGGATACATTTGCTCTGGGGTTGAAGGCGGCTGCGAGACTGATAGATGAAGGGACTCTGGAAAGGCTTCTCAAGGAAAGGTACAGAAGCTTTGAGTCTGGAATTGGCAAGGACATCTTGGAAGGCAGAGCCAGTTTCCGATCACTTGAAGAGCATATTATCGACAAGAAGAACCCTCTCCCAGAACCATCAAATCAGGAATACCTCGAAAGACTCCTGAACTGGGCAATAATTGCTGCCGGCAATAGAAGTTGCTGA
- a CDS encoding YkgJ family cysteine cluster protein, with protein MSGLPFDDLYRKASEIQEILDSVEKTIRNVRLETGLRCPPSCRECCKTSGDAIQVTVTEFLPLSLRLWTEGKAIQLLDRLDSVYDSDQCVLFESSSALCEEGGCTEYSSRPLLCRLFGFSGIVNRSGQVIPVVCRHMKNHYPLSVNNLFEKLSNGLEIPVFADYSSQIRGIDPYMGAKAFPVNLALRRALEYVGMRFDFTGRGYDRTA; from the coding sequence ATTAGCGGGTTACCGTTTGATGATCTCTACAGGAAAGCAAGTGAAATTCAGGAGATTTTGGATTCGGTTGAGAAGACAATTAGAAATGTCCGGCTTGAGACAGGTCTTAGGTGTCCGCCTTCTTGTCGGGAGTGTTGCAAGACTTCGGGTGATGCGATTCAAGTTACTGTCACGGAATTTCTTCCTCTTTCTTTGAGACTCTGGACTGAAGGAAAGGCCATTCAGTTGCTTGATCGACTTGATTCAGTCTACGACAGTGATCAGTGTGTTCTCTTCGAAAGTTCCTCGGCTTTATGTGAAGAGGGGGGATGCACCGAATACTCAAGCAGACCACTCCTCTGCAGATTATTTGGTTTTTCTGGAATTGTAAACAGATCGGGACAGGTGATTCCCGTGGTTTGCAGGCACATGAAAAATCACTATCCACTATCTGTGAACAATCTTTTTGAAAAACTTTCGAACGGGTTGGAAATCCCGGTTTTCGCTGATTATTCGAGCCAGATTAGGGGAATTGACCCATATATGGGCGCAAAAGCTTTCCCAGTCAACTTAGCGTTGAGGAGGGCCCTTGAATATGTGGGGATGAGATTTGACTTCACTGGAAGAGGTTACGACAGAACTGCCTGA
- a CDS encoding winged helix-turn-helix domain-containing protein gives MGVNFKELSEASGIKYETVRNYVKVLIEEGLIDEVNEDVIEIVKKMPNYTSKGFTVVEAAHRAVVLKDTDTYVTEELAELRDKIACLQEENQRLERELGEEKATVAELKERLESFESNAKNSSAIAVYKEDAKTAADALKTTIKSAGSGFVQFLQWLFATDEEVTEDHSGK, from the coding sequence ATTGGAGTGAATTTCAAAGAACTATCTGAGGCAAGTGGAATCAAGTATGAAACAGTAAGAAATTACGTGAAAGTCTTGATTGAAGAAGGGCTTATTGATGAAGTCAACGAAGATGTAATCGAGATTGTCAAGAAAATGCCGAACTACACTTCCAAAGGCTTCACGGTTGTTGAAGCTGCCCATAGAGCAGTTGTACTAAAGGATACTGATACTTACGTTACTGAAGAACTGGCAGAACTTCGAGATAAGATAGCCTGCCTTCAAGAAGAGAACCAGAGGCTGGAAAGAGAACTTGGCGAGGAGAAAGCGACGGTCGCGGAACTGAAGGAAAGACTGGAGTCCTTCGAGAGCAATGCAAAGAACTCTTCAGCTATTGCCGTATACAAGGAGGACGCCAAGACCGCCGCTGACGCATTGAAGACGACAATTAAGTCAGCCGGAAGCGGTTTTGTTCAATTCCTGCAGTGGCTATTTGCTACTGATGAAGAAGTGACCGAGGACCATTCGGGTAAATGA
- a CDS encoding hydroxylamine reductase codes for MFCFQCSETMKGTGCTVKGVCGKEPEVANLQDLLIWILKGISYWGVRAREIGVTDVETGLYVAEGLFTTITNVDFDSESLGEKIERALEARERIERLFKEGFRRKHGKDFDDPVPEACTWKLSGGLEVYEMKGAEVGVLNTSDEDIRSLRELLTYGLKGIAAYTDHAYILKHSDNSILDFLQEALAACLDDSRTVDDYVSLVLKAGEFAVKAMALLDEANTGSYGNPEISSVFTGTVEGPGILVSGHDLLDLEELLKQTEGKGINIYTHGEMLPANAYPGLKKFSHLKGNFGTSWYNQQKEFEEFRGPILMTTNCIQKPRESYKEKIFSTGLVGWPGVAHIPNRVDGKEKDFSPIIEKALEIADIGARPGKSIIIGLAHDQLSKVSDKIIGAVKAGAIKKFVVMGGCDGHSKERQYYTDLAEKLPKDMIILTAGCAKYRYNMLDLGDIGGIPRVVDAGQCNDSYSLVVTALKLKEAFGLEDINDLPIEYDIAWYEQKAVAVLLALLYMGVKGIRLGPVLPAFVSPNVLKVLVDNFDIKPIKTVDEDLSAIIG; via the coding sequence TTGTTCTGTTTTCAGTGTTCCGAAACGATGAAGGGAACAGGTTGCACGGTCAAAGGTGTTTGTGGAAAAGAGCCAGAGGTAGCGAATCTTCAGGATTTGCTTATATGGATTCTGAAGGGAATTTCGTATTGGGGAGTCAGAGCTCGAGAAATCGGAGTGACAGACGTAGAGACAGGCCTATATGTTGCGGAAGGTTTGTTTACAACGATCACTAATGTCGATTTTGATTCCGAGAGCCTCGGTGAAAAGATTGAAAGGGCGCTTGAAGCAAGGGAGAGAATCGAACGGCTTTTCAAAGAGGGCTTCAGAAGGAAGCATGGGAAGGATTTCGATGACCCGGTTCCCGAAGCCTGCACCTGGAAGCTATCCGGTGGGCTGGAAGTGTACGAAATGAAAGGTGCTGAGGTTGGAGTACTAAACACTTCAGACGAGGATATTCGGTCGTTGAGGGAGCTTCTAACATACGGGCTCAAGGGAATTGCCGCATATACCGATCACGCGTACATTCTAAAGCATTCCGACAACTCAATCCTCGACTTCCTACAGGAAGCGCTTGCAGCCTGTCTTGACGATTCGCGCACGGTTGATGATTATGTTTCTCTGGTTCTCAAAGCAGGCGAATTTGCAGTGAAGGCAATGGCTCTGTTGGATGAAGCAAATACCGGGAGTTACGGAAATCCGGAGATCAGTTCAGTTTTCACAGGCACGGTTGAAGGACCGGGAATTCTCGTCAGCGGACATGATCTTCTTGATCTCGAAGAGCTTCTGAAACAGACTGAAGGAAAGGGAATAAATATCTATACTCACGGTGAAATGCTTCCCGCAAACGCTTATCCTGGATTGAAGAAGTTCTCTCACCTGAAAGGCAATTTTGGGACCTCCTGGTATAATCAGCAAAAGGAATTCGAAGAATTCAGGGGTCCAATTCTTATGACCACTAACTGTATTCAGAAGCCGAGGGAGTCTTACAAGGAGAAGATATTTAGTACAGGTCTTGTCGGTTGGCCCGGAGTGGCTCACATACCAAACAGAGTAGATGGAAAAGAGAAGGATTTCTCCCCGATCATTGAAAAAGCTCTTGAGATAGCGGATATTGGTGCAAGACCAGGCAAGAGTATCATCATAGGTCTCGCTCATGACCAGCTTTCGAAAGTCTCTGACAAGATAATTGGTGCGGTTAAAGCCGGTGCAATAAAGAAGTTTGTGGTGATGGGCGGTTGCGATGGACACTCTAAGGAGAGACAGTATTACACAGACCTTGCTGAGAAGCTTCCGAAAGACATGATTATACTGACCGCAGGTTGCGCAAAGTACAGGTACAACATGCTGGATCTTGGCGATATTGGAGGCATCCCGAGAGTCGTAGACGCAGGCCAGTGCAACGATTCATATTCGCTGGTTGTGACCGCTCTGAAACTCAAGGAGGCTTTTGGCCTTGAAGATATCAATGATCTGCCGATCGAGTATGACATTGCCTGGTATGAGCAAAAAGCTGTAGCGGTACTTCTTGCGCTTTTATATATGGGTGTAAAAGGCATTCGCCTGGGGCCGGTGCTGCCGGCTTTCGTATCACCTAATGTCTTGAAGGTACTTGTTGACAATTTTGATATAAAGCCGATCAAGACCGTTGATGAGGATCTTTCCGCAATTATTGGTTAG
- a CDS encoding alpha/beta hydrolase, giving the protein MSPTRKTLIIVVFCLVCYVGLAGSPFSEIRVFADLVEQLFLASRSSEDFDLKNLEVDSSGKSVIDYRFEEDVIYSRAGEETLTMDIYIPNDIDSPRPGILYVHGGAWITGDKRSGPGVVVVSELIRAGFVVFSIDYRLAPKWKFPSQIIDVKTAVRFVRKHSSEFMIDPAVIGAFGTSAGAHLVALAALTADKGLFSGDEFSDQSEKLICVADLYGPTDLEALFTGIEKELAELIFGIEEDVLKKASPTSYVGSDSPSFLIVQGDKDAVVPPYQSVRLFEKLIEKGTSAELIIVENAGHGLVPDGGEIRPSMLEVAEKVVSFFKNTLPNQ; this is encoded by the coding sequence ATGAGTCCGACTAGAAAGACGCTGATAATTGTAGTTTTCTGTCTGGTCTGCTATGTTGGTCTTGCTGGATCACCGTTTTCGGAGATCAGGGTATTTGCCGATTTGGTTGAACAGCTGTTTCTGGCTTCGAGAAGCAGCGAAGACTTCGATCTGAAGAATCTTGAAGTTGATTCCTCCGGTAAATCGGTAATTGACTATAGATTCGAAGAAGATGTCATCTACTCTCGGGCAGGCGAAGAGACTCTCACAATGGACATTTACATACCCAACGATATAGATTCTCCGAGACCCGGCATATTGTATGTGCACGGTGGCGCTTGGATTACAGGCGATAAGAGAAGCGGTCCCGGAGTAGTTGTTGTTAGCGAACTCATCAGAGCGGGCTTCGTAGTCTTCTCTATAGATTACAGGCTTGCACCAAAGTGGAAGTTTCCTTCCCAGATAATCGATGTCAAAACTGCTGTCCGTTTTGTAAGAAAGCACTCCTCTGAATTCATGATCGACCCGGCCGTAATTGGAGCTTTTGGAACTAGTGCGGGGGCGCACCTGGTAGCTCTTGCTGCCCTAACCGCTGACAAAGGGTTGTTTTCAGGTGACGAATTCTCCGATCAGAGTGAGAAACTGATCTGTGTTGCGGATCTGTATGGCCCGACGGACCTGGAAGCACTGTTCACAGGGATTGAGAAAGAGCTGGCCGAGTTAATTTTCGGCATCGAAGAAGATGTCCTCAAAAAGGCCAGTCCTACTTCATATGTCGGAAGTGATTCCCCTTCGTTTCTTATAGTTCAGGGAGACAAAGACGCCGTTGTACCTCCCTATCAATCAGTCCGTTTGTTCGAAAAGCTCATAGAGAAAGGAACTAGTGCGGAGTTGATCATCGTGGAAAACGCCGGGCACGGATTAGTGCCCGACGGAGGAGAGATAAGACCTTCAATGTTGGAAGTCGCAGAGAAGGTAGTCAGTTTCTTCAAAAACACTTTGCCTAACCAATAA